The Blautia pseudococcoides genome segment CCGCGATCCACAATACAAATGATGTATTAGAAAAATTACCCGCTTCACTTTTTCGTAGCATCGATTATAAAACAACTAGTGCAATGATTGGTTGCATTCTATGCGAAAATATTGCACTCACAACTGATGGTGCCGCAATCGTGAACCCTATTGAAAAAGGACATCCCGATATTGTTCCTCATAAGGCTGTTGGCTCAACCGAAGAGCAACTTCGCAACTATCCTATAGGTCTTGAAGTCAAATGTACAATTGGCGGTGTACCCAAAGATGTTAATATAAATAAAGCAGCACCCCGAATTGATTATATATCAAACGTCACTTGGCAAGCACACCACCAAGAAGTTAATGAACTTTTTGGCATTACTTTTGACTACATACGCACACCTTCCGGCTATAAGCCAGTTATTTCTGCTACATTCTATAGTGATGAACTTTGTGTTTCAGACTGGGGCGATATTAGTGGAACTGAAGGGCGTAATACAAAAGTCTGTGGTATGAAAGCCTCTGGGAAAACTAAAATGGGAGCCGGTTGGTTTGCGATTCTATCTGACACCCCAATTTATTGGCAAAAATATTCTTATCTTTTCAAAATTGTTGCAAAATAAGATAGCAATCAGGAGGAAATGTCTATTTTGGCATTTCCTCTATTCGCTTTAAATTCTCTCCCAAAAGTTTAGTATATACTGGCGTTACAGGTTCTCCTAATATATCTCTTAGCAACATAGCACTTGCATATATTTCTTTTCCATTTTTTCTTACCGTCCACTTATATTCATTTGGATTTATTCCAAAAAGCAATGCCACCTCATATAATGACAATACTCTGTTTTGTGTAGGATGAATATTTTTGTCAGAACAGGCATATGCAGAACGTGTTGTTATTGTTGGTGCAGGCTCATCTGCACTCATTCTTTTATATGTAGACACAAAACCTTTAATTAATCTATATTCTCCATCTTTTTCTACCGTTGGTTTTGGTAATAATTTTCCGCATTGCTTACAAAACACATCCTCTTTTTCTGATATATAATGGCATTCTGGACATTCATTATTATCAAATGCACTACAATTAGGTTTTGTATTCGAAATCCAATAATATAATTCAGGTCTTGAAACTGGGACAAAATGTAATGGATGAAAATCAGATTTAGCCATTTTTTTATCAACACTATCCAATGCAGGCAACTGTCCAATGGTTTCTCCTACTGTTTTAAAATTAACTTTATCTAATATAGCTTGAGGAAACAACTTATTGACATCAAATGCTTCACCCATTAATTCCTTATCAACAAATACTCCTATAGTTCTTCTTCTATTCTGTGGAATTCCATATTCGGCCATATTATGAACTTCAAACTTGCCAATATATCCCCTTTTTTCTAACTGAATTTTAAATTCATCTACAAACAAAACCTCTTTTCCATCTTCATTCAGCAACAATGTATTGAACATTCTATCCACATTCTCCCATACGAAAAATTTAGGTCTAAAACGTTGCAATAACACCAACGCATATCTATACAAATAATTTCTTTCATCTATCTTTTTTCTTTTGCCCTCCCTTATAGCCTTTTTTATAGATCCAATACCATTCTTTGACATTCCTTGACAAGGTGGTGTAGCTACCAACATAAATAGTCTTTCACCGTTAAGTTTTTTCAGTGCCTTTTCATATATTTCTTCCAAATGTGTTGCTATATCTCCTACTATTACATCTGAATCAGGATAATTATTTTTAATAATTTCAGCTCTATTTTCTTCTAACTCATTCATTACAATTGGAATATAGTCCGCATTTCTAAATCCAATATCTCCAATTCCACCTCCTGAGAATAAACTTATATATTTGTATTCCTTCATATTTACATCCTCACCTTTAATTGTAAATTTCATGTATATATTGTCATAAATGCAGAATCTAATCAATCGTCCCAAAATGATTCTTTCCATTCAATATTTGGGCTTTCTGCCATAAATACACCTTCATTCAAATTGGGCAGACAACGCCTGCCCAATTCACATCATACCAAAACTTTATGAATAATACTATATTTTCAAAAATTTATGTTGAATTTTCTATTTGTCATTTCAAGGCTCTTTCAAAAATGGTGTAGTAGTGGTATAGTACGCGCCTTATCCTGCCATGAAATCATTGATTTTACAGGCTCTTAGGGAATATTTCAAGATACTGCCGTGGCAGACGAATAGGTTTTTTATCATTGTTTCTTAACTCCTTATATCTTTGATTTTATGGACTTTTTATAGTTTTGTATATTTTTCTATATTTGATAGCGCACCGTTAACTTATGTAGAAGAACTTTATACTAATTATAGACATTTTCTCACATTATGTATAATTAGTAAAAACTTTGTTAATACTTATATATTTTTAATCACGCCATACTTTGTTTCTAAAGCTTTTCTAGGGGGAATAAAGAGAAGTTGTTTTATGAATTGTCTTTCTAGAACACATCTTCTTTAAGGACAATAAATGATCTAATTTCAATTACTTTTGAAAGAAACTCTGCGTCCAACTTAAACTCAATTTCTGGCTCAAGTGAAAAAAAAACCTCTCTATAACAAGTAGAAGGACATTCAACATGTACGAGAAACTCAGCTTTTTCTTCTGATATTAACTTCTGTATTTCATCATTATTCAATTCAAAAGATAATTTACCATATTTCCCTAAACTGTGTTTTCACCTCATATTCTACCCTAAACGATGAATCAATATAATCATCTCCAAGGTCATTCAGAATTGGATATGGAGTTAATCTATTTTTTATTCGCATAATAATCCACCTCCATCATACAATATCTATCAAAAGAAACTTCTACCTCAATCTTTAATTTTTCATTTTTTATCATTTTACGAAGATAAATAATATTATATATAATAGAATCCACCTCCGCACTACACTCTTTTTCTACTATCATTGCTTTTATTATAGGTAACTCAAAATCACTTTGTTCTCCAGATAATGAAAACTCTAATTTTCCTTGTGGTGCAGTTGACGGTACATTAAAGTTCAATATATATTTTCCATTTTTAACATCAGAACATATCAATCTTTTCTTTATATCTATTTTTATATATCCTGTTTTCTTTTCATTTCTATCAAGTCTAGGTTTGGTAACTTGCCCCGGATATGGATTCGGATTTGGGGTTGGAGTATAATCATTTCTTGGTTCGTGTCCACCTCCAATATCTGTTTTTTCATCGCTTTCCTTAACTTCTACCATTTTAGATTTATTTTTTACTGGTGCCACAGATTTACCTATTAAATTTTTAATCAACGTGCTAAGTTCATTCTTACTAACTTTCTCATTATTCTCAGATTCCTTTGTATCAGGCAAAAAATCACTTGAGCCTATTGCATCCATTGAATTAGAACTTACTTTTCCATAACATTTTTTAACAGTTTCACGAATATACTTTCTGAAATCATTTAAAATATTATTATATTTTTTCTCTTCTCCACGACATCTTCCAGGTTCCCAGGCATCATGTGATGGAACTTCCATATTTTTAAATGCTTCATTCATATTATTTCCTTCTTCCTGCAAATATAGAGTGCACTCACCATCTCTAAATCCATATTTTTTTCCATAAACCTCAGCATCTAAAGAAATTTTCTTTATCTTTGGATCCGCTGATGTTAATAAATGATAATACTGAAGTAAATCCTTTACATCTTCTCCATCATATGGATTTAGCTGTGCCATATATTTATGTACACTCTTTTTATCTATAATCTCCCCTTGTATATTTACAACCAATTTTCCTTTAACTAATGAAACAAGGAAATCCATCAGTACAGCACGAATAAAAATCTTTTTAAATTCTTCAGTCTGATGCATTCCAAATATATATATATCTGTTCCCGAATCAGTTCTTTTATATGTCTTATCAAAATCGGCTAACTCGGGGATTGCCATAAAACTATCATCTTCTGAATAATATCCTACACCCGTTGTCCATCCTCCAATAGTCTTATCCTCAAATGAAATCAATTTTGCAACTCCAAAATTTGAAACTCTATCATTTATATCTAACGATGAATAAAAAACTGTTCGCAAATCAGAACACGCAAATGCTGCTGCTTTTCCAATACCAAAACTACCACCTGAACTTTTCCCCTTATTTGATGAACCACTTTCTTTTACCAACCGACTCCAGTTTGTACCTTTTCCGCAAGTATCGCTTCCTGTTAAACCTATTGTATTATGATCACTTATGCGCAGAACTTTTATCGTTGGTTGACATATAACATTTTCTGCACATTGAAAAAATTTCAAAGCATCTGGTTCCTCTTTATTGCTTTCTTTACACTTTTTAATAAATTTCTCAAAATCATCCACATCTGGTATGCAATCTCTTGGCATATCAAAACTAACAAATTCTACTAAAACAGGTTTATTTGTATTTGGAACTACAACGTCCAATGAATTCTGAATGCTTTCTCTTTCTAATGATCTATAGATATTTGCAGTAAAAGTTTCAATACCTGCATCATTTATTCCAACAATAGTGGAATTTTGATTAGAAATAAATCTCCATTTTTTCATTTGTTCTTTTTCTTATTCTCCTATAAACCCTAATTTATTCAATTGCTCTACCACATAAGTTCCTTTTACCCAGTAATTTTGTCTGAGTATTTTTAAACCATTCACGGTCACTTTATCTGTTGCATCGCTGCCTGTACCGCGAAAAAAAATCACATTATCCAATGCTTTGGGAAGATTTGTTTCCATCATCTCAATACCTGTTTTCGGTGTATACCGAATAGAACCATCTTTCTTCCTCATAACTGTTACTGTTGATTCACCTGTCTGTACTAAACGTTTTGCTTCTTCCCAAGATTTTCTAACCGATGACATAATTTCATCTGAACCCAGTTCCAAAATTTTAAATCCCTCAAAAGTATTATCACCATAAACCACATCAGTGTTCATTATTTTCCTATTAGGACTTACTGATATTCTTGGATGTTCCTGGAAAACTGGACACAGCAATCTGTAATCATTAAAGAAGTTATAAACATCTGTGTCTTCAAATACTTTTTCTTCTCCGTCAATAATTTGGAAATCAGAAAAATCCAAAGGACATGCAGACAACTTCATATCTTCTGTTCTTCCTCCGTTCTTATTCAAAACAACAATCTGTCCATGTAACCCCAACTTCGCAAGTTGTTCAATCTGAGAAATCTTTCTAGTTCCCCCAAACATCTTTGCAATGATTTTTTCCCCTGCTTGTTTACAGCTTAGATTATTATCCACACCAAATTCACGGCATAACTCATTTAATGTCTTTCCTCTATATCGTCTAGTGTATTCCCTACATTCCTTTTCGACATCATTTATTCCCAGATAATGACGGTTAGATTGTTCATATGTATTGTTTATGGAACTCTGTACGATAACCGTTACAAACCTTGCTCTAAAACGAAACCTGGGAGAATTCGGATATTTCGGAGAAGTATCCAAATACTCCAATTGCTTATTCGCAACTGTAGAAAGATTCGGATACTCTTCTTTCCTAATTTCTTCCTCTGAGTATCTCTCATGAATATCAGTAATAAAATCATGTACTTTTTGCCAATCACTTGCAATGATCGCTTTATCATCCGCAGAACAATTGTAGAAATAAAAATTCTTTAATGGAAAATCTTTATACTCTGCTGCTTTTATAGTCATCTTTGAAAGATAATGATAATAAACAAATAAGATTCTCTGTGATTTATGCCAAAATTTAGATGTTTCAAAAGTCTCTAATTCTATCGTAGATATAGATACTGCTGTAATACTGCAAGGCTCTTTCGCTTTCCATACACCTCTCGATTTTTCCTGAATACCGATAGTCTTCAATTCTACATCTTCATCATCCACATTCAAATCAGGTATTTGCTTATTATTTGCCTTATAGCCGAACACAGACTGCTCAATTACATCTCCGGCAATACCCGTTACCTTGGAATTCGTAACTGTCTTATCAAAAACATGATTTACATCCACCTCTGCAAGAGTTTTGCCTATGGTAGGAATCAGAATATCATATATCTGCTCTGTCGTATAATGTGGAATCTCTTCCAACAGATTTATTTCATGGATACTCATATTCCATTTCCTTTCTTATAAGATTTTAATCTTCTATACCGTTTGTCATTTACAGATGCAATTTGTTAGGTTAAGCTCTCTATGTTCCTATTTAGCTGGCTTTTGCATGGACAGGATTCCCCATAAGTGCTTTTTCCAAACGCAATTATTCCTGGTCGAAAATAGCATCAAGGGTTCTTTCCATATCCTCAATCAAATTAACTACCAATGCATTTCCCATCATAA includes the following:
- a CDS encoding MutH/Sau3AI family endonuclease, producing the protein MSIHEINLLEEIPHYTTEQIYDILIPTIGKTLAEVDVNHVFDKTVTNSKVTGIAGDVIEQSVFGYKANNKQIPDLNVDDEDVELKTIGIQEKSRGVWKAKEPCSITAVSISTIELETFETSKFWHKSQRILFVYYHYLSKMTIKAAEYKDFPLKNFYFYNCSADDKAIIASDWQKVHDFITDIHERYSEEEIRKEEYPNLSTVANKQLEYLDTSPKYPNSPRFRFRARFVTVIVQSSINNTYEQSNRHYLGINDVEKECREYTRRYRGKTLNELCREFGVDNNLSCKQAGEKIIAKMFGGTRKISQIEQLAKLGLHGQIVVLNKNGGRTEDMKLSACPLDFSDFQIIDGEEKVFEDTDVYNFFNDYRLLCPVFQEHPRISVSPNRKIMNTDVVYGDNTFEGFKILELGSDEIMSSVRKSWEEAKRLVQTGESTVTVMRKKDGSIRYTPKTGIEMMETNLPKALDNVIFFRGTGSDATDKVTVNGLKILRQNYWVKGTYVVEQLNKLGFIGE
- a CDS encoding DNA cytosine methyltransferase encodes the protein MKEYKYISLFSGGGIGDIGFRNADYIPIVMNELEENRAEIIKNNYPDSDVIVGDIATHLEEIYEKALKKLNGERLFMLVATPPCQGMSKNGIGSIKKAIREGKRKKIDERNYLYRYALVLLQRFRPKFFVWENVDRMFNTLLLNEDGKEVLFVDEFKIQLEKRGYIGKFEVHNMAEYGIPQNRRRTIGVFVDKELMGEAFDVNKLFPQAILDKVNFKTVGETIGQLPALDSVDKKMAKSDFHPLHFVPVSRPELYYWISNTKPNCSAFDNNECPECHYISEKEDVFCKQCGKLLPKPTVEKDGEYRLIKGFVSTYKRMSADEPAPTITTRSAYACSDKNIHPTQNRVLSLYEVALLFGINPNEYKWTVRKNGKEIYASAMLLRDILGEPVTPVYTKLLGENLKRIEEMPK